The following are from one region of the Epinephelus fuscoguttatus linkage group LG11, E.fuscoguttatus.final_Chr_v1 genome:
- the mgat2 gene encoding alpha-1,6-mannosyl-glycoprotein 2-beta-N-acetylglucosaminyltransferase, which produces MRFRIYKRKVVILTVVVVICGLAFWSSGRQKKNDGGGGGGSFPKEVETVRRSSSISSSSSSSINNHIQVQATPAVSRAPVQPPVIQANDTHQEKAKDKEKIPKPEADNTTLVYRGIVFQLNFDQTIRNEEKFKAARQKDDLVVVVQVHNRPDYLKLLVDSLRKARGVESILLIFSHDYWSPEINKVVASVDFCQVLQIFFPFSIQLYPQEFPGHDPRDCPRDIPKKDALKLGCINAEYPDSFGHYREAKFSQTKHHWWWKLHFVWDRVRVLKDHKGAVLLIEEDHYMSPDFIHLLKLMSALKREQCTDCDILSLGSYSHIGYSSKANKVEVKAWKSTEHNMGMALSRDTYQKLIQCTDTFCTYDDYNWDWSLQHLTVSCLPSYWKVMVSEAPRIFHAGDCGMHHKKASCMPISQKTKIENILQSSGNQLFPKNLLITKRLPANGAGGVAPHVKNGGWGDIRDHELCKSYVRLQ; this is translated from the coding sequence ATGAGATTCCGAATCTACAAGAGGAAGGTGGTGATACTGACTGTGGTGGTTGTCATCTGTGGCCTAGCTTTCTGGAGCAGCGGAAGGCAGAAGAAGAACGACGGAGGCGGAGGAGGCGGCTCGTTCCCCAAGGAAGTGGAGACGGTGAGGAgaagcagcagcattagcagcagcagcagcagtagcatcAACAATCATATCCAGGTGCAAGCCACACCTGCCGTCAGCAGGGCACCTGTTCAGCCCCCTGTTATACAAGCAAACGACACACACCAGGAGAAAGCAAAGGACAAAGAGAAGATACCCAAGCCTGAGGCAGATAACACCACTTTAGTGTATCGCGGCATCGTCTTCCAGCTCAACTTTGACCAGACGATAAGAAATGAGGAAAAGTTTAAGGCGGCGCGACAGAAGGACGATCTGGTCGTGGTGGTTCAGGTCCACAACCGACCTGACTACCTTAAGCTATTAGTGGACAGTTTGCGGAAGGCCAGAGGTGTGGAGAGCATACTGCTGATATTCAGCCATGATTACTGGTCCCCTGAGATAAATAAAGTGGTGGCCTCTGTTGACTTCTGTCAGGTacttcagatttttttccccttcagcATCCAGCTGTACCCGCAGGAGTTCCCCGGACACGACCCCAGGGATTGCCCCAGAGACATTCCCAAAAAAGACGCCTTAAAGCTGGGTTGCATCAACGCAGAGTACCCCGACTCATTCGGCCACTACCGTGAGGCGAAGTTCTCCCAGACCAAGCACCACTGGTGGTGGAAGCTGCACTTTGTATGGGACAGAGTCCGCGTCCTGAAGGACCACAAGGGCGCAGTCCTGCTGATCGAGGAGGACCACTACATGTCCCCGGACTTCATCCACCTGTTAAAGCTGATGTCGGCTCTCAAACGGGAGCAGTGCACTGACTGCGACATCCTCTCGCTGGGGAGCTACAGCCACATCGGCTACTCCAGCAAAGCAAACAAGGTGGAGGTGAAGGCCTGGAAGTCCACTGAGCACAACATGGGGATGGCTCTGAGTCGAGATACGTACCAGAAGCTCATCCAATGCACCGACACGTTCTGCACTTACGACGACTACAACTGGGACTGGTCCTTACAGCACCTGACCGTGTCCTGCCTGCCCTCCTACTGGAAGGTCATGGTGAGTGAGGCGCCACGGATTTTCCACGCCGGTGACTGCGGCATGCACCACAAGAAAGCCTCTTGCATGCCAATCAGCCAGAAAACCAAGATAGAGAACATCCTACAGAGCAGTGGGAACCAGCTGTTCCCCAAAAACCTCCTGATAACAAAGAGACTGCCAGCCAACGGGGCCGGAGGCGTGGCCCCGCATGTGAAAAACGGAGGCTGGGGAGACATCAGGGACCATGAACTCTGCAAGAGTTATGTTCGATTACAGTGA